A DNA window from Turicibacter sp. TJ11 contains the following coding sequences:
- a CDS encoding immunoglobulin-like domain-containing protein yields MVEQGEAPILSGVEDLTISSDKPFNLLQGVPAYDFEGNDLTSKIEVIHNTIDIDEVGNYEVTYQLKDEQGATATLRIEVEV; encoded by the coding sequence GTGGTCGAACAAGGGGAAGCACCTATTTTAAGTGGAGTAGAGGATTTAACTATTTCTTCTGATAAACCGTTTAATTTACTACAAGGCGTACCAGCTTATGATTTTGAGGGTAACGATTTAACATCTAAGATCGAAGTGATTCATAATACTATAGATATTGATGAAGTAGGGAATTATGAGGTCACTTATCAATTAAAAGATGAACAAGGGGCTACGGCCACTTTAAGGATAGAAGTTGAAGTTTGA
- a CDS encoding N-acetyltransferase: protein MKAPPFISTDYWDQNYQIVKDIYLPNVKTTLFEEDGIIKGFISIFDHSFIGALFVDSAYQGHGIGRTLLNYVFSQYQHLSLTVYKDNLATVQFYQKQGFKIINEQLNQDSHKLEYLMQK, encoded by the coding sequence ATTAAAGCACCCCCTTTTATTTCAACTGACTACTGGGATCAAAATTATCAGATTGTTAAAGATATTTATTTGCCAAATGTTAAGACAACACTCTTTGAAGAAGATGGCATCATTAAAGGATTTATTAGTATCTTTGATCATTCTTTTATTGGAGCTCTGTTCGTCGACTCAGCCTATCAAGGTCACGGTATTGGGCGTACACTTCTTAATTATGTTTTTAGTCAATATCAACATTTAAGCTTGACAGTATATAAAGATAACTTAGCTACTGTTCAATTTTATCAAAAGCAAGGTTTTAAAATTATAAATGAACAACTGAATCAAGATTCACACAAGTTAGAATATCTCATGCAAAAATAG